A window of the Serratia sarumanii genome harbors these coding sequences:
- the tauC gene encoding taurine ABC transporter permease TauC: MSLHSTLKAAAQPQGKAARRFSVPRNVWLSGATLLTVLIVWWGVTALQLISPLFLPAPQQVLHQLITIASPQGFMDATLWQHLAASLGRILVALLAAVIVGIPVGIAMGLNDTVRGILDPLIEIYRPVPPLAYLPLMVIWFGIGETSKILLIYLAIFAPVTLSAVAGVRSVAQVRVRAARALGATRWQVLRFVVLPSALPEILTGIRIGLGVGWSTLVAAELIAATRGLGFMVQSAGEFLATDVVLAGIGVIAVIAFGLELGLRALQRRLTPWHGVQQ; the protein is encoded by the coding sequence ATGAGCCTGCATTCCACTCTGAAGGCCGCGGCGCAGCCGCAAGGTAAAGCGGCGCGCCGTTTCAGCGTGCCGCGCAACGTTTGGCTGAGCGGCGCCACGCTGTTGACGGTGTTGATCGTCTGGTGGGGCGTGACGGCGCTGCAGCTGATCAGCCCGCTGTTTTTGCCGGCGCCGCAGCAGGTGCTGCACCAGCTGATCACCATCGCCAGCCCGCAAGGCTTTATGGACGCCACGCTGTGGCAACACCTGGCGGCCAGCCTGGGGCGCATTCTGGTAGCGCTGTTGGCGGCGGTGATCGTCGGCATCCCGGTGGGCATTGCCATGGGGCTGAACGACACGGTGCGCGGCATTCTCGATCCGCTGATTGAAATCTATCGCCCGGTGCCGCCGCTGGCCTATCTGCCGCTGATGGTGATTTGGTTCGGCATCGGCGAAACCTCAAAGATCTTACTGATTTATCTGGCGATCTTCGCGCCGGTGACGCTGTCTGCCGTGGCCGGCGTGCGCAGCGTGGCGCAGGTGAGGGTGCGTGCCGCCCGGGCGTTGGGCGCCACGCGTTGGCAGGTGCTGCGTTTCGTGGTGCTGCCGAGCGCGCTGCCGGAGATCCTGACCGGCATCCGCATCGGGCTGGGCGTCGGCTGGTCGACGCTGGTGGCCGCCGAACTGATCGCCGCCACGCGCGGCCTGGGATTTATGGTGCAATCCGCCGGTGAGTTTCTGGCGACCGACGTGGTGTTGGCTGGCATCGGCGTGATTGCGGTGATTGCATTTGGGCTGGAGCTGGGGCTGCGTGCCCTGCAGCGCCGATTGACCCCGTGGCATGGAGTACAGCAATGA
- the tauB gene encoding taurine ABC transporter ATP-binding subunit, which translates to MLNVNHLSAEYQGRPALRDVSFQIAAGQLVVVLGPSGCGKTTLLNLIAGFIEPSAGSITLDGTPVHGPSAERGVVFQHEGLLPWRNVVDNVEFGLQLAGVGKAQRRQVAEQMLQRVGLAGYEQHFIWQLSGGMRQRVGIARALAADPRLLLLDEPFGALDAFTREQMQELLLTIWRDTGKQVLLITHDIEEAVFLASELLLLSPGPGQVVERLSLNFGQRYADGEACRAIKSDPEFIAQREYVLGKVFQQREAML; encoded by the coding sequence ATGCTAAACGTCAATCATCTTTCAGCAGAGTATCAGGGGCGGCCCGCGCTGCGTGACGTGTCGTTCCAGATTGCCGCCGGGCAACTGGTGGTGGTGCTCGGCCCGTCGGGCTGCGGCAAGACCACGCTGCTGAATTTGATCGCCGGGTTTATCGAGCCTTCAGCTGGCAGCATCACGCTGGATGGAACGCCCGTTCACGGCCCGAGCGCCGAACGGGGCGTGGTGTTCCAGCATGAGGGCTTACTGCCGTGGCGCAACGTGGTGGACAACGTCGAGTTCGGCCTGCAGCTGGCCGGCGTCGGCAAGGCGCAGCGCCGCCAGGTGGCGGAGCAGATGCTGCAGCGCGTGGGGCTGGCGGGCTATGAACAGCACTTTATCTGGCAGCTTTCCGGCGGCATGCGCCAACGCGTCGGCATCGCCCGCGCTCTGGCCGCCGATCCGCGGCTGTTGTTGCTGGACGAACCGTTCGGCGCCCTGGACGCGTTCACCCGCGAGCAGATGCAGGAGCTGTTGCTGACCATTTGGCGCGATACCGGCAAACAGGTGCTGCTGATCACCCACGATATCGAAGAGGCGGTGTTCCTCGCCAGCGAGCTGTTGCTGCTGTCGCCGGGGCCGGGGCAGGTGGTGGAGCGGCTGTCGCTGAACTTCGGCCAACGCTATGCTGACGGCGAAGCCTGCCGCGCCATCAAGTCCGATCCTGAATTTATCGCGCAGCGCGAATACGTGCTGGGCAAAGTTTTCCAACAGCGCGAGGCCATGCTATGA
- the tauA gene encoding taurine ABC transporter substrate-binding protein yields MAGKLFSLRNAALLALALSAASAYAVDVTVAYQTSAEPAKVAQAENSFAKRSGATVDWRKFDSGSSVLRALASGDVQIGNIGSSPLAVAASQKLPIEVFLIASQLGSSEALVVKNDIKSPQDLIGKRIAVPFISTTHYSLLASLKHWGIKPEQVKILNLQPPAIAAAWQRGDIDGAYVWAPVVNELAKQGKVLTDSAQVGEWGSPTLDVWVVRKDFAEKHPDVVTAFAASALQAQKAYLAAPEQWLKDPSHLSTLARLSGVPEAQVPELVKGNRYLPVADQVAQLGQPVDKAIRDTAEFLKQQGKIPQVDSDYSAYVTDRFVKQVQAAPQS; encoded by the coding sequence ATGGCGGGCAAACTCTTTTCCTTACGCAACGCGGCGCTGTTGGCGCTGGCGCTCAGCGCAGCCAGCGCCTACGCGGTGGACGTGACCGTGGCGTACCAGACGTCGGCGGAGCCGGCCAAGGTGGCGCAGGCGGAAAACAGCTTCGCCAAACGGTCCGGCGCGACCGTCGACTGGCGTAAGTTCGACAGCGGCTCCAGCGTGCTGCGTGCGCTGGCCTCCGGCGACGTGCAGATCGGCAATATCGGCTCCAGCCCACTGGCGGTGGCCGCCAGCCAGAAACTCCCCATCGAAGTGTTCCTCATCGCTTCGCAGCTCGGCAGCTCCGAAGCGCTGGTGGTGAAAAATGACATCAAAAGCCCGCAGGATCTAATCGGCAAGCGCATTGCGGTGCCGTTTATCTCCACCACCCATTACAGCCTGCTGGCCTCGCTCAAGCATTGGGGCATCAAGCCTGAGCAGGTGAAGATCCTCAATCTGCAGCCGCCGGCCATCGCCGCCGCCTGGCAGCGCGGCGACATCGACGGCGCTTACGTCTGGGCGCCGGTGGTCAACGAACTGGCCAAACAGGGCAAGGTGTTGACCGACTCCGCGCAGGTGGGCGAATGGGGCTCGCCGACGCTGGACGTGTGGGTGGTGCGCAAAGACTTTGCCGAGAAACATCCCGACGTGGTGACCGCCTTTGCCGCTAGCGCCCTACAGGCGCAAAAGGCCTACCTGGCGGCGCCGGAGCAGTGGCTGAAAGATCCGAGCCACCTCAGCACGCTGGCGCGCCTGAGCGGCGTGCCGGAAGCGCAGGTGCCGGAGCTGGTGAAGGGAAACCGTTATCTGCCGGTGGCGGATCAGGTTGCCCAGCTCGGCCAGCCGGTGGACAAGGCGATCCGCGATACCGCCGAATTCCTCAAGCAGCAGGGCAAGATCCCGCAGGTCGACAGCGACTACAGCGCTTACGTGACCGACCGTTTTGTGAAACAGGTGCAGGCTGCGCCGCAGTCGTAA
- a CDS encoding PhzF family phenazine biosynthesis protein: protein MAENYYHVVAFTGEGLRGNPAGVCLLTQPLPAARLQAIANEIGLPETSFVWDDGDMTAIRWFTPQREVDLCGHGTLAAAHVMFSVVNPALQDIRFRSAGGELFVKRDAQDGERLVLDFPARPPQKVAEPAGLAALLGVQPQEVWQAKALLVVLENEAQVRALRPDIPALIALAGCAVIVTAPGDTVDFVSRYFTLDGGEDPVTGSAHCTLMPYWTARLGRHRLQAQQVSARGGELFCELQGDRTLLGGYAHVFLHGTIAL from the coding sequence ATGGCGGAAAATTATTATCACGTGGTTGCCTTTACCGGCGAAGGGCTGCGCGGCAACCCGGCCGGGGTTTGCCTGCTGACACAGCCGCTGCCGGCGGCGCGGCTGCAGGCGATCGCCAACGAGATCGGCCTGCCGGAAACCAGCTTTGTCTGGGATGACGGCGACATGACCGCCATCCGCTGGTTTACCCCGCAGCGCGAGGTCGATCTCTGCGGCCACGGCACCCTGGCGGCGGCGCATGTGATGTTCAGCGTGGTTAACCCGGCGCTGCAGGATATTCGCTTCCGCTCGGCCGGCGGCGAACTGTTCGTCAAGCGCGATGCGCAGGACGGGGAACGGCTGGTGCTCGACTTCCCCGCTCGGCCGCCGCAGAAGGTGGCCGAACCGGCGGGCCTCGCGGCGCTGCTGGGCGTGCAGCCGCAGGAGGTGTGGCAGGCGAAAGCGCTGCTGGTGGTGCTGGAAAACGAGGCGCAGGTGCGTGCGCTGCGGCCGGACATCCCGGCGCTGATCGCGCTGGCCGGGTGTGCGGTGATCGTCACTGCGCCGGGTGACACCGTGGACTTCGTGTCGCGCTATTTCACGCTCGACGGCGGTGAAGATCCGGTTACCGGCTCCGCGCACTGCACGCTGATGCCTTACTGGACGGCGCGTCTCGGCCGCCATCGGCTGCAGGCGCAGCAGGTCTCGGCACGCGGCGGCGAACTGTTCTGCGAACTGCAAGGGGATCGTACGCTGCTCGGCGGCTATGCTCACGTGTTCCTGCACGGGACGATCGCGCTGTAA
- a CDS encoding LysE family translocator has product MEPSLFLSMLGFLWVAAITPGPNNLLLTTSGANFGFMRSLWLMIGIMLGMQSILLLVAFGVGSLILVYPSLHLILKILGSLYLLWLAWKVATAAYEKLETDVAPPQPVRLYQGWLLQFLNPKAWLMALGAVASFSLAGDKYNGSIAAIALGILVVNIVAGIIWLAFGTLIGRLLRSKKAWVIFNVSMGLLTAACVLLIWH; this is encoded by the coding sequence ATGGAACCGAGTTTATTCCTTTCGATGCTGGGCTTCCTGTGGGTCGCCGCCATCACGCCCGGCCCCAATAACCTGCTGCTGACCACTTCCGGCGCCAACTTCGGCTTTATGCGTTCGCTGTGGCTGATGATCGGCATCATGCTCGGCATGCAAAGCATTTTGCTGCTGGTGGCCTTCGGCGTCGGCAGCCTGATCCTGGTTTATCCGTCGCTGCACCTGATCCTGAAAATCCTCGGCAGCCTGTACCTGCTGTGGCTGGCGTGGAAAGTCGCCACCGCCGCCTATGAAAAACTGGAAACCGACGTGGCGCCGCCGCAGCCGGTGCGGCTGTATCAGGGCTGGCTGCTGCAGTTCCTCAACCCGAAAGCCTGGCTGATGGCGCTGGGGGCGGTGGCCAGCTTCAGCCTGGCGGGCGATAAGTACAACGGGTCCATTGCGGCGATCGCGTTGGGCATTTTGGTGGTCAACATCGTCGCCGGCATTATCTGGCTGGCGTTCGGCACCCTGATCGGCCGCCTGCTGCGCAGCAAAAAGGCCTGGGTTATCTTCAACGTTTCCATGGGGTTGTTGACCGCAGCCTGTGTGTTACTGATCTGGCATTAA
- a CDS encoding hydrolase yields MPNTFRPLTGASNPHLQTLLPRLVRRRVLLKPHWQRLELPDGDFVDLAWSEDPAQARDKPRAVLFHGLEGSFYSPYAHGLLNAWRERGWLGVVMHFRGCSGVPNRKQRIYHSGETEDARFFLRWLRDRYGEVPTAAVGVSLGGNMLACYLAQQGADSLLQAAVVVSAPLMLEPCAYRMEQGFSRVYQRYLLGQLKQNATRKLLHYPDTLPLKLSQLNGLRRIREFDDAITSRIHGFSDATDYYRRCSALPLLPAVQTPLLIIHAKDDPFMTPEVIPDVAGLPRNIEYQLTEFGGHVGFVGGTLKKPYMWLEHRIPAWLSPYLDIPT; encoded by the coding sequence ATGCCTAACACCTTTCGCCCTCTGACCGGGGCCAGTAACCCGCACCTGCAAACGCTGTTGCCGCGGCTGGTGCGCCGCCGCGTATTATTGAAACCGCATTGGCAGCGGCTGGAATTGCCCGACGGCGATTTCGTCGATCTCGCCTGGAGCGAGGATCCGGCGCAGGCGCGCGACAAACCGCGTGCGGTGCTGTTCCACGGCCTGGAGGGCAGCTTCTACAGCCCCTACGCGCATGGCCTGCTCAACGCCTGGCGCGAGCGCGGCTGGCTCGGCGTGGTGATGCACTTTCGCGGCTGCAGCGGTGTGCCCAATCGCAAGCAGCGCATCTACCACTCCGGTGAAACCGAAGACGCGCGCTTCTTCCTGCGCTGGCTGCGCGACCGCTACGGCGAGGTGCCGACCGCGGCGGTCGGCGTTTCGCTCGGCGGCAACATGCTGGCCTGCTACCTGGCGCAGCAAGGCGCCGACAGCCTGCTGCAGGCGGCGGTGGTGGTCTCGGCGCCGCTGATGCTGGAGCCCTGCGCCTACCGCATGGAGCAAGGCTTTTCCCGCGTTTATCAGCGCTACCTGCTGGGGCAGCTGAAACAAAACGCCACCCGCAAGCTGTTGCACTACCCGGACACCCTGCCGCTCAAGCTGTCCCAACTGAACGGTCTGCGGCGCATCCGCGAATTCGACGACGCCATCACCTCGCGCATTCACGGCTTCAGTGACGCCACCGACTATTATCGCCGCTGCAGCGCCCTGCCGCTGTTGCCGGCTGTCCAAACGCCGCTGCTGATCATCCATGCGAAGGACGATCCCTTCATGACCCCTGAGGTGATCCCCGACGTCGCCGGCCTGCCGCGCAATATCGAATATCAGCTGACCGAGTTCGGCGGCCACGTCGGCTTCGTCGGCGGCACGCTGAAAAAACCATACATGTGGCTGGAGCATCGCATTCCGGCCTGGCTTTCCCCTTATCTGGACATCCCGACGTGA
- a CDS encoding YheU family protein, whose product MIIPWQELATDTLNSLIESFVLREGTDYGEHERSLEQKVEDVRRQLKNGEVVLVWSELHESVNIMPRGQFRAGQEEI is encoded by the coding sequence GTGATCATTCCCTGGCAAGAACTGGCAACCGACACCCTCAACAGCCTGATCGAATCTTTTGTACTGCGCGAAGGCACCGATTACGGCGAGCACGAACGCTCGCTGGAACAGAAGGTGGAGGACGTGCGCCGCCAGCTAAAAAACGGCGAAGTGGTGCTGGTGTGGTCGGAACTGCACGAGAGCGTCAACATCATGCCGCGCGGCCAGTTCCGCGCCGGGCAGGAAGAAATTTAG
- a CDS encoding phosphoribulokinase: protein MSAKHPVIAVTGSSGAGTTTTSVAFRKIFQQLNIRAAELEGDSFHRYTRPEMDAAIRKARDLGRHISYFGPEANDFGLLQQSFIDYGKNGTGRSRKYLHTYDEAVPYNQVPGTFTPWEPLPAPTDVLFYEGLHGGVVTEHHDVAKHVDLLVGVVPIVNLEWIQKLIRDTGERGHSREAVMDSVVRSMEDYINYITPQFSRTHINFQRVPTVDTSNPFAAKAIPSLDESFVVIHFRGLDQIDFPYLLAMLQGSFISHINTLVVPGGKMGLAMELIMAPLVQRLLEGKKIE, encoded by the coding sequence ATGTCTGCCAAACATCCCGTTATCGCGGTGACCGGTTCCAGCGGCGCCGGCACCACCACCACCAGCGTGGCGTTCCGCAAAATATTCCAACAACTCAACATCCGCGCCGCCGAGCTGGAGGGCGACAGCTTCCACCGCTACACCCGGCCGGAAATGGACGCGGCGATCCGCAAGGCGCGCGATCTGGGCAGACACATCAGCTATTTCGGCCCCGAGGCCAACGACTTCGGCCTGCTGCAGCAGAGCTTCATCGACTACGGCAAGAACGGCACCGGCCGCTCGCGCAAGTATCTGCATACCTACGACGAAGCGGTGCCCTACAATCAGGTGCCGGGCACCTTCACCCCGTGGGAACCGCTGCCGGCGCCGACCGACGTGCTGTTTTACGAGGGGCTGCACGGCGGTGTGGTCACCGAGCACCATGACGTGGCCAAGCACGTCGACCTGCTGGTCGGCGTGGTGCCGATCGTCAACCTGGAGTGGATCCAGAAACTGATCCGCGATACCGGCGAGCGCGGCCACTCCCGCGAAGCGGTAATGGATTCGGTGGTGCGTTCGATGGAAGACTACATCAACTACATCACGCCGCAGTTCTCGCGCACCCACATCAACTTCCAGCGCGTGCCGACGGTGGACACCTCCAACCCGTTCGCCGCCAAGGCGATTCCCTCACTGGACGAAAGCTTCGTGGTGATCCACTTCCGCGGGCTGGATCAAATTGACTTCCCCTATTTGCTGGCGATGCTGCAAGGCTCGTTTATCTCGCACATCAATACGTTAGTGGTGCCGGGCGGCAAGATGGGGCTGGCGATGGAACTGATCATGGCGCCGCTGGTGCAGCGGTTGCTGGAAGGCAAGAAGATCGAATAA
- a CDS encoding OsmC family protein has translation MQARVKWVEGLTFLGESASGHQVLMDGNAGDKAPSPMEMVLMSVGGCSAIDVVSILQKGRNDVRDCEVKLTSERREEAPRLFTHINLHFIVTGQDLTDKIVERAVSLSAEKYCSVALMLNKAATVTHSFEIRQPA, from the coding sequence ATGCAGGCAAGAGTTAAATGGGTGGAAGGGTTAACGTTTTTGGGTGAATCGGCCTCCGGCCACCAGGTGCTGATGGACGGCAACGCCGGCGATAAAGCACCCAGCCCGATGGAGATGGTGCTGATGTCGGTGGGCGGCTGCAGCGCGATCGACGTGGTGTCCATCCTGCAAAAAGGGCGCAACGACGTGCGCGACTGCGAGGTGAAGCTGACCTCCGAGCGCCGCGAAGAAGCTCCGCGGTTGTTCACCCATATCAACCTGCATTTCATCGTTACCGGCCAGGACCTGACCGACAAGATCGTCGAGCGAGCGGTGAGCCTGTCGGCGGAGAAATATTGCTCGGTGGCGCTGATGCTCAACAAGGCCGCCACGGTAACCCACAGCTTCGAGATCCGCCAACCGGCGTAA
- the crp gene encoding cAMP-activated global transcriptional regulator CRP: MVLGKPQTDPTLEWFLSHCHIHKYPSKSTLIHQGEKAETLYYIVKGSVAVLIKDEEGKEMILSYLNQGDFIGELGLFEEGQERSAWVRAKTACEVAEISYKKFRQLIQVNPDILMRLSAQMASRLQVTSEKVGNLAFLDVTGRIAQTLLNLAKQPDAMTHPDGMQIKITRQEIGQIVGCSRETVGRILKMLEDQNLISAHGKTIVVYGTR; encoded by the coding sequence ATGGTTCTCGGCAAACCGCAAACAGACCCTACTCTCGAATGGTTCCTGTCTCATTGCCATATCCACAAATATCCATCGAAGAGTACGCTGATTCACCAAGGTGAAAAGGCCGAAACGCTTTACTACATCGTGAAAGGCTCCGTCGCGGTGCTGATCAAGGATGAAGAAGGTAAAGAGATGATCCTGTCCTACCTCAACCAGGGGGATTTCATCGGCGAGCTCGGATTGTTCGAAGAAGGCCAGGAGCGCAGCGCCTGGGTTCGCGCGAAAACCGCCTGTGAAGTGGCCGAAATCTCCTACAAGAAATTCCGCCAGCTGATCCAGGTGAACCCGGACATCCTGATGCGTCTGTCCGCCCAAATGGCGAGCCGCCTGCAGGTCACCTCCGAAAAAGTGGGCAACCTCGCCTTCCTGGACGTTACCGGCCGCATCGCGCAAACCCTGCTGAATCTGGCGAAGCAACCCGACGCCATGACTCACCCGGACGGCATGCAGATCAAGATCACCCGCCAGGAGATCGGCCAGATCGTCGGCTGCTCGCGCGAAACCGTTGGCCGTATTCTGAAAATGCTGGAAGATCAAAACCTGATTTCCGCCCACGGCAAAACCATTGTCGTCTACGGCACCCGTTAA
- a CDS encoding YccS/YhfK family putative transporter has protein sequence MWRRLIYHPEINYALRQTLVLCLPVLFGLLIGQLQLGLMFSLVPACCNIAGLDTPHKRFFKRLVVGGSLFAFSSVLLQQALLWHVPLPALMLGLALLLGVTGEISPLHARLLPAALVAAIFALSTAGTVPIWQAPLLYAIGTVWYGLFTWFWFKLWKEQPMRETLSQLYLELADYFEAKYSLLTQHTDPQTALPPLLVRQQKVMDLISLLYQQLNFLPHANNLEQKRLQRAFQVAMDLQEHITVSLHLPEEVQKLVEQSQAEAIIRRNAQVIAGRLRVVAHDILYHQHSKRFSMAHELAALEKMAAQHPDNPVGQFCYYHFSRIARLLRTQHPLYRRDLMSGQHRLPFWPALASYLSFKSTALRNAARLGVTLAVGSSLGAVFNLPKPYWILLTIMLVSQNGYNATRVRIQHRALGTIAGLLLAAGLLQLQLPEGETLSIMLVITLLAYLVSRKNYGLSVIGFTVTAVYTLQLLALNGSHFLVPRLIDTLIGCVLAFGGTIWLWPQWQSGLLRKNAHQALEHDQTALRLMLEQPEPDATALAYTRMQVNQAHNALFTSLNQAMQEPGFASDYLADMRLWVTHSQFIVEHLNAMTILAREHYMLTPKLAEAYLQACEIALQSCQQRLEYDGPSSGNSGIMQPPDLHPEMPVTEMERHLRRILSHLSVMHTISSLAWRQRPHHGIWLKRKLRDQ, from the coding sequence ATGTGGCGCCGCCTGATCTACCACCCGGAAATCAACTACGCACTGCGACAAACGCTGGTGTTGTGCCTGCCGGTGCTGTTCGGCCTGCTGATAGGCCAGCTGCAGCTCGGCCTGATGTTCTCTCTGGTGCCCGCCTGCTGCAATATCGCCGGTCTGGACACGCCGCATAAGCGCTTCTTTAAACGGCTGGTGGTTGGCGGCTCGCTGTTCGCCTTCAGCAGCGTGCTGCTGCAACAGGCACTGCTGTGGCACGTGCCGCTGCCGGCGCTGATGCTGGGCCTGGCGCTGCTGCTCGGCGTCACCGGTGAAATCAGCCCGCTGCACGCCCGGCTGTTGCCGGCGGCGCTGGTGGCCGCCATCTTCGCCCTCAGCACGGCCGGCACGGTGCCCATCTGGCAGGCGCCGCTGCTGTACGCCATCGGCACCGTCTGGTACGGCTTATTCACCTGGTTCTGGTTCAAGCTGTGGAAAGAGCAGCCGATGCGCGAGACCCTGAGCCAGCTCTACCTGGAACTGGCGGACTATTTCGAAGCCAAATACTCGCTGCTGACCCAGCACACCGATCCGCAAACCGCGCTGCCGCCGCTGCTGGTGCGCCAGCAAAAGGTGATGGATCTGATCAGCCTGTTGTACCAACAGCTTAATTTCCTGCCGCACGCCAACAACCTCGAGCAAAAGCGCCTGCAGCGCGCCTTTCAGGTGGCGATGGATCTGCAGGAGCACATCACCGTCAGCCTGCATCTGCCGGAGGAGGTGCAAAAACTGGTGGAGCAGAGCCAGGCCGAAGCGATCATTCGCCGCAACGCTCAGGTGATCGCCGGCCGGCTGCGCGTAGTGGCGCACGATATTCTCTATCATCAACATTCGAAGCGCTTCTCCATGGCCCACGAGCTGGCGGCGCTGGAAAAAATGGCGGCGCAGCATCCCGATAACCCGGTCGGCCAGTTTTGTTATTACCACTTCAGCCGCATCGCCCGCCTGCTGCGCACCCAGCATCCGCTATACCGCCGCGACCTGATGTCCGGCCAGCACCGCCTGCCGTTTTGGCCGGCGCTGGCCAGCTATCTGTCGTTCAAGTCCACCGCCCTGCGCAACGCCGCGCGGCTGGGCGTGACGCTGGCAGTCGGCAGCAGCCTGGGTGCGGTGTTCAATCTGCCGAAGCCTTACTGGATCCTGCTCACCATCATGCTGGTGAGCCAAAACGGGTATAACGCCACCCGGGTGCGTATTCAGCACCGTGCGCTGGGCACGATTGCCGGGCTTTTGCTGGCGGCCGGGCTGCTGCAGCTGCAGTTGCCGGAAGGCGAAACGCTGAGCATCATGTTGGTGATCACGCTGCTGGCCTACCTGGTTTCGCGCAAGAACTACGGGCTGTCGGTGATTGGCTTTACGGTCACGGCGGTTTACACCCTGCAGCTGCTGGCGCTGAACGGCTCGCATTTTCTGGTGCCGCGCCTGATCGATACGCTGATCGGCTGCGTGTTGGCGTTCGGCGGCACCATTTGGCTATGGCCGCAGTGGCAAAGCGGGCTGCTGCGCAAGAATGCCCATCAGGCGCTGGAGCACGATCAAACCGCGCTGCGGTTGATGCTGGAACAGCCGGAACCGGACGCCACCGCGTTGGCCTATACCCGCATGCAGGTCAACCAGGCGCACAATGCGCTATTCACCTCGCTCAATCAGGCGATGCAGGAGCCGGGGTTCGCGTCGGACTATCTGGCGGACATGCGGCTGTGGGTCACGCATAGCCAGTTCATCGTCGAGCACCTGAACGCCATGACCATTCTGGCGCGCGAACACTACATGCTGACGCCAAAACTGGCGGAAGCGTATCTGCAGGCCTGTGAAATCGCGCTGCAAAGCTGCCAACAGCGGTTGGAATACGACGGCCCGAGCAGCGGCAACAGCGGCATCATGCAGCCGCCGGATCTGCATCCGGAGATGCCCGTTACCGAGATGGAGCGCCATCTGCGGCGCATTCTGTCGCACCTGAGCGTGATGCACACCATTTCTTCGCTGGCCTGGCGCCAGCGCCCGCACCACGGCATTTGGCTCAAGCGCAAACTGCGCGATCAATAA
- the argD gene encoding bifunctional acetylornithine/succinyldiaminopimelate transaminase, translating into MTEKSAVSRSTFDQVILPVYAPAQFVPVRGQGSRVWDQQGKEYIDFSGGIAVTALGHCHPALVEALKRQGETLWHTSNVFTNEPALRLASKLIDATFADRVFFANSGAEANEAAFKLARHYAITRHSPYKTKIIAFYNAFHGRTLFTVSVGGQAKYSDGFGPKPADIVHVPFNDLAAVKAVMDDHTCAVVMEPIQGEGGITPVDAGFLKGVRELCDQHQALLVFDEVQSGMGRSGKLFAYMHYGVTPDILTTAKALGGGFPVSAMLTTEDIASVMQVGTHGTTYGGNPLACAVAEAALDVINTPEVLSGIEQRHALYVQALQHIGDKYGIFTAIRGMGLLIGAELTPHYHGRARDFLTAAAARGLMILNAGPNVIRFAPSLVVELQDIEAGMALFELAVQDVINA; encoded by the coding sequence ATGACTGAAAAATCCGCAGTGAGCCGCAGCACCTTTGACCAGGTGATCCTGCCTGTTTATGCACCTGCCCAGTTTGTGCCGGTGCGCGGCCAAGGCAGCCGGGTCTGGGATCAACAGGGAAAAGAGTACATCGATTTTTCCGGCGGCATCGCGGTGACGGCGCTGGGGCACTGCCATCCGGCGCTGGTCGAGGCGCTCAAACGCCAAGGCGAAACCCTGTGGCATACCAGCAACGTCTTCACCAATGAGCCTGCGCTGCGCCTGGCGAGCAAACTGATCGACGCCACCTTCGCCGATCGGGTGTTCTTCGCCAACTCCGGCGCAGAGGCCAACGAGGCGGCGTTCAAACTGGCGCGTCATTACGCCATCACCCGCCACAGCCCCTACAAAACCAAAATCATCGCCTTCTATAACGCGTTTCACGGCCGCACGCTGTTCACCGTGTCGGTGGGCGGGCAGGCCAAATATTCCGACGGGTTCGGGCCGAAGCCGGCCGACATCGTGCACGTGCCGTTCAACGATTTGGCGGCGGTGAAGGCGGTGATGGACGACCACACCTGCGCGGTGGTGATGGAACCGATTCAGGGCGAGGGCGGCATTACGCCGGTCGATGCCGGCTTCCTCAAAGGCGTGCGCGAGCTGTGCGACCAACATCAGGCGCTGCTGGTGTTCGACGAAGTGCAAAGCGGCATGGGGCGCAGCGGCAAACTGTTCGCCTATATGCATTATGGCGTGACGCCGGACATTCTCACCACCGCCAAGGCGCTGGGCGGCGGTTTCCCGGTCAGCGCCATGCTGACCACCGAAGACATTGCGTCGGTGATGCAGGTGGGCACCCACGGCACCACCTACGGCGGCAACCCGCTGGCCTGCGCGGTGGCGGAGGCGGCGCTGGACGTGATCAATACGCCGGAGGTGCTGAGCGGCATCGAGCAGCGTCATGCGCTGTATGTGCAGGCTTTGCAGCATATCGGCGATAAATACGGTATTTTCACCGCGATTCGCGGCATGGGGCTGCTGATTGGCGCCGAGCTGACGCCGCATTATCACGGCAGAGCGCGCGACTTCCTCACCGCCGCCGCCGCGCGCGGGTTGATGATCCTCAATGCCGGGCCGAACGTGATTCGTTTCGCGCCGTCACTGGTGGTGGAGCTGCAGGATATCGAGGCCGGCATGGCGCTGTTCGAGCTGGCGGTGCAGGATGTGATCAACGCCTGA